The genomic DNA CGGGGGGCGCGAGGTGCCCGCAGTCGGGGCGGGCGCCAATCAGGCCAGGGCCGTCAGGCCGGGGGCGAAGGTGATCAGGAGGGGGATGAGCGGGACCAGGGCCGCTGTCGCCGTGGTCAGGGCCCGGTGGCGGCGGGGCAGGCGAGGGCGCGGTTCCAGGAGGCGGTCGACGCGTTCGCCGAGGAGGCGGTGGCTCGAGGCGCAGGAGAGGACTCCGCGGTGCTGGTTCAGCTCGATCAGGGCCAGCGCGGTGGTCAGGTGGCCGCAGCGGCGGGAGGCGGTGTCGTCGGCCGAGAGCTCGACCAGGCGGTGGGTCTGGTCGCAGAAGTGCGCGAAGAGCGGGACGCTCGGGAAACCGGTGGCCAGGGCGGTCGACAGGTGCAGCAGCCAGTCGTGGCGGGCCCGGGCGTGGCCGCGCTCGTGGGTGAGGACGGCGTCCAGCTGATGGTCGGTGAGGCGGTGCAGCGCACCGGTGGTGACGATCAGCTGGGGCGGGCTGCCGGGCATCCACCAGGCGTCCGGGTACTCGTCCTCCAGGACCAGCAGCGGACCACGGGCCGCCGGGAGCCCGGCGGGCAGGTCGGGGGCGCGCTCGCGCAGGTGGGCGCGGGACCGGGCGCGCCGACGGCGGGCCTCGACCAGCTCGCGGGCGAGCATCGCGGTCGTCCACGCGGCGCCGGCCGCCAGCAACAGGGTGAGGACGGCCGCCCAGACCGGGCCGGCGGAGAGGTTGTACGCCGCGGTCACCGCGGGCGGTGCCGGCGCGAAGAGCTGGGCGCGGACGGTCCCGAAGACGGCGGTGGCGCCGAGGGCGAGTGCCGTCAGACAGCACAGCAGCACCGTAGCGACCAGGCACTGCCACACCCACAGCCCCACCACCGGATCCCGCTCGGGCCACGCGGAACGGGTCAGCGCGCGGGGCACCGGCACCGCGGCGGTCACGGCGACGACGAACAGCAGGAGCAGGCAGACGGTCATGCCACTGGCTCCGGATCCTGGTCGAAGGATGGGCGGCTCTGGCTGTACAGGGGTGGTGCTCTGGGCCGGGCCGTGCGCGCACACCGCCCGACGCCAGTATGACGGGGCCGGGCGGTGTGAGTCAGGTGTCGGCGGACACCGGTTCCGGAACCTGGGCGTACGGAACCTGGGCGTACGCGGCTCGAACGTACCGGCCTGGGGCGTACGGGTCTCGAACGTACCGGCCTTGGGCGTACGCGGCTCGAATGTACCGGCCTGGGGCGTACGGGTCTCGAACGTACCGGGCTTGGACGTACGGGCCCCGCATCCCGCCCGGGCGTACCGTCAGACGCCTCGTCCGGCCCCCGGACCGACCACCCGCCCGGTCGCCTCTCCCAGCCCCACCCGGACACCGTCCGGGCCCGGGGCCCAGGCCGACAGGGTCACCACGTCGCCGTTCTCCAGGAACGTCCGCTTGCCGTCGGGCAGTTCCAGCGGGTCGCGGCCGTTCCAGGTCAGTTCGAGCAGCGACCCGCGCTCCCGCTCGGTCGGCCCGCTCACCGTGCCCGAGCCGTAGAGGTCGCCGGTGCGCAGCGAGGCGCCGTTGACCGTCATGTGGGCCAACTGCTGTGCGGCCGTCCAGTACATGGTGGAGAACGGCGGCTCGGAGACGACGTGGCCGTTGACGGCGACGGAGATCCGCAGGTCGTAGCCGCCGGGGTCGTCCTGATCGGGGTCCGTGTCGTCCAGGTAGGGCAGCAGTTCGTGCGTGCGCTCGGGCGGCGCCACCCGGGCCTCCTCCAGGGCGTCCAGCGGCGTGATCCACGCCGACACCGACGTGGTGAAGGACTTGCCGAGGAACGGGCCGAGGGGGACGTACTCCCAGGCCTGGACGTCCCGCGCGGACCAGTCGTTGAGCAGGCAGAGCCCGAAGACGTGCTCGCGGAAGTCGCCGAGCGCGACCGGACTGCCCAGTTCGGACGGCACTCCCACCACGAAGCCGACCTCCGCCTCGATGTCGAGGCGTACGGACGGGCCGAAGACGGGTGCGGCGTCGGCCGGGGCCTTGCGCTGCCCCGACGGGCGTACGACGTCCGTGCCCGAGACGACGACCGTGCCGGAGCGGCCGTGGTAGCCGATCGGGAGGTGCTTCCAGTTCGGGGTGAGGGAGTCGGCGGCGTCGGGGCGGAAGATCTGGCCGACGTTGCGGGCGTGGTTCTCGGAGGCGTAGAAGTCGACGTAGTCGGCGACCTCGAAGGGCAGGTGCAGGGTCACCGACGACAGTGGGTGGAAGAACGGCTGAAGGGCCTCGCGGTGGGAGGGGACCGTCACCCACGCCGTCAGTGCGCGCCGCACGTCCGACCACGCCGTGCGCCCGGCCGCCAGCAGCGGGTTGAGAGTGGGCCGCGCGAGGAGCGACCCGTACGGCGAGCCGAGCGCGTGGGCCGCCGCACCCGCGTCGAGGACGTGGTCGCCCAGCCGTACGCCCACCGTCCGGTCGACCGAGCCGGGGATCGAGAACACGCCGTACGGAAGGTTGTGCGGGCCGAAGGGGTCGCCCTCGGGGACATCGAAGGGGGGCATCGGGTGCTGCCTCGCTTTCGTGCTCGCCATGTGCGCCGTGCGCGCCGTGTGCGCCACGTGATCGGTGTGCGTCGCGTGACACGTGGTCGGGCCACACGTTACGGGTGACGTGCCGCTCTTGGGCAGTGCGGCCGGAGGCGGCGGCGCCCGGGACGCGGTCTTGGCGCAGTGGCGCGAACGGGGACACTCTGGGCGGTGCCGGAAGGTCTTGGGGAGGAGTTCTCGGGGGAGGGGCCTTCGACGGCAGGCGCG from Streptomyces sp. CB09001 includes the following:
- a CDS encoding M56 family metallopeptidase, which gives rise to MTVCLLLLFVVAVTAAVPVPRALTRSAWPERDPVVGLWVWQCLVATVLLCCLTALALGATAVFGTVRAQLFAPAPPAVTAAYNLSAGPVWAAVLTLLLAAGAAWTTAMLARELVEARRRRARSRAHLRERAPDLPAGLPAARGPLLVLEDEYPDAWWMPGSPPQLIVTTGALHRLTDHQLDAVLTHERGHARARHDWLLHLSTALATGFPSVPLFAHFCDQTHRLVELSADDTASRRCGHLTTALALIELNQHRGVLSCASSHRLLGERVDRLLEPRPRLPRRHRALTTATAALVPLIPLLITFAPGLTALA
- the fahA gene encoding fumarylacetoacetase, yielding MPPFDVPEGDPFGPHNLPYGVFSIPGSVDRTVGVRLGDHVLDAGAAAHALGSPYGSLLARPTLNPLLAAGRTAWSDVRRALTAWVTVPSHREALQPFFHPLSSVTLHLPFEVADYVDFYASENHARNVGQIFRPDAADSLTPNWKHLPIGYHGRSGTVVVSGTDVVRPSGQRKAPADAAPVFGPSVRLDIEAEVGFVVGVPSELGSPVALGDFREHVFGLCLLNDWSARDVQAWEYVPLGPFLGKSFTTSVSAWITPLDALEEARVAPPERTHELLPYLDDTDPDQDDPGGYDLRISVAVNGHVVSEPPFSTMYWTAAQQLAHMTVNGASLRTGDLYGSGTVSGPTERERGSLLELTWNGRDPLELPDGKRTFLENGDVVTLSAWAPGPDGVRVGLGEATGRVVGPGAGRGV